One Natrinema longum genomic window, ATCAGCGGCGCGGTCTCGGACGACTCCCTCCAGCGGATCAAGCCGCCGAAAGTGCTCGGGACGATGTTCCTCGTCTCGACGGTGATCGCGATTCCGTTCCTCCCGATCGTGGTCGCGCTGATCGCCGCCCTCGGGGCGACGATCGCCGACGGCATCACCCTCGAGATCCGTACCTACATCATCGACGACAACCTGACGATCCCGATCTACGCCGGCTGTCTGGCGTATCTCGTCCTCGAGTTCGGACCGGTGTAAGCCGAACTCGAGCCGGCCACGGTCGCGACGACGCCGCGTGTGACGCGTCGCCCGGTTCCGATATCGGCAAACACGTACCGTTCTGTGTTGCTCAAGACCGTCGCCGGCGAAGTGAGGGATCCGACCGTGTCACTGCTGGAAACGAGGGATCGGCTGGCGACCGTGCGGGCCGTCCTGACGGACGGCCGCAGCGAGATCCTGGCGGCCGTCGCGGCCGGCTGGTTCCTCTCGATCGGCGTTCGACTCGCGTATCCGGTACTCCTTCCCCATCTGCGGCAGGCCTACGGGCTCGATCTGACGACGGCCGGCTTCCTGTTGACCGCGCTCTGGCTTTGCTATGCACTGGGGCAACTCCCCGGCGGATTGCTCGCCGATCGGTTCGGCGAGGGGAACGTCCTCGTCGCGAGTACGGCAATCTCCGCGGTAACGCTCGGGCTCGTCGCCGTCGCCGGCTCCGCACCGGTAGTGTATCTCGCAACCGCCGCCTTCGGCTTCGGGACGGCGCTGTACGGCGTCGCCCGGTTCACGACGCTGTCCGACATCTATCCCGACAACGACGGCACCGCGATCGGCGTGACCATGGCCGCCGGCCAGGCCGGCAACACCCTCCTGCCGCTCGCGGCCGGCGGGATCGCGTCGGCGTTCGCCTGGCAGTACGGCTTCGGCCTCGCCGTCCCGGCGTTCGCCGTCGTCGCTGTCGGCCTCCGGTTCGTCGTCCCCGAACGCACCTCGAGTGCGGAAAGCGCCGTCGACAGCGTGGGCCTCGAGACGGTCCGCTACGTCGGCTCGGAACTGCGTCGGCCCGAGATCGTCACCGTGACGGCGATCCAGATCCTGACCTACTGCGTCTGGCAGGCGTTTACCGGCTTCTATCCGACCTATCTGATCGAGATCAAGGACGTTCCACAGGGCGTCGCCACCGGCCTGTTCAGCACGTTCTTCGCGATGGGGATCGTCGTCCAGCCGTTGACCGGCCGGCTCTACGACCGATTCGGCATCCGAACGTCGCTACCGCCCGTCTTGGGCGTCGTCGTGTGCTCGCTAATCGCGCTCCCCTTCCTCGAGGGGTTCTGGCCGATCGCCGTCGGGACCGTCTTCCTCTCGAGCATTCTCGGCTACGGGACGATCACGCTGCCGTACCTGACCGCGGCGTTTCCGGCGGACATGCAGGGGACGGGGCTTGGCTTCCTGCGGACCGTCTACATGACGATCGGCGCGCTCAGTCCGGTGTTGTTCGGCGCGCTCGCGGATCGGGGCTACTTCGACGAGGCGTATCTCATGCTAGCCGGGTTCGTCGCCGTCGCGGTCGTCCTGACGTGGTGGCTGCCCGACCTGTCCGAGC contains:
- a CDS encoding MFS transporter, translating into MSLLETRDRLATVRAVLTDGRSEILAAVAAGWFLSIGVRLAYPVLLPHLRQAYGLDLTTAGFLLTALWLCYALGQLPGGLLADRFGEGNVLVASTAISAVTLGLVAVAGSAPVVYLATAAFGFGTALYGVARFTTLSDIYPDNDGTAIGVTMAAGQAGNTLLPLAAGGIASAFAWQYGFGLAVPAFAVVAVGLRFVVPERTSSAESAVDSVGLETVRYVGSELRRPEIVTVTAIQILTYCVWQAFTGFYPTYLIEIKDVPQGVATGLFSTFFAMGIVVQPLTGRLYDRFGIRTSLPPVLGVVVCSLIALPFLEGFWPIAVGTVFLSSILGYGTITLPYLTAAFPADMQGTGLGFLRTVYMTIGALSPVLFGALADRGYFDEAYLMLAGFVAVAVVLTWWLPDLSEQ